Proteins encoded together in one Candidatus Binatia bacterium window:
- a CDS encoding DEAD/DEAH box helicase, translating to MKIEFFHPLVARWFAERFGEPTAPQAAGWQHIAAGEDTLIAAPTGSGKTLAAFLWAINRLVTAAAMGPLEDRTSVVYVSPLKALGNDIQKNLQEPLAEIQRLASADGVALPDIRVLVRSGDTPACERQRMLRRPPHILITTPESLYILLTAERSRRMLATAETVIVDEIHAVAGDKRGA from the coding sequence GTGAAAATCGAGTTCTTTCATCCCCTGGTTGCGCGTTGGTTTGCCGAACGCTTCGGTGAGCCGACGGCGCCGCAGGCGGCGGGCTGGCAGCACATCGCTGCCGGTGAAGACACACTGATTGCGGCGCCGACCGGTTCCGGTAAGACGTTGGCCGCATTTCTCTGGGCGATCAACCGGCTGGTCACCGCGGCCGCCATGGGTCCATTGGAAGACAGAACCAGCGTGGTCTACGTTTCACCGCTCAAGGCGCTGGGCAACGACATCCAGAAGAATCTTCAGGAACCGCTGGCGGAGATTCAGCGCCTCGCCTCCGCGGACGGTGTGGCGCTGCCGGACATCCGCGTGCTGGTGCGCAGCGGCGATACGCCCGCGTGCGAGCGCCAGCGCATGTTGCGGCGGCCGCCCCATATCCTCATCACCACGCCCGAGTCGCTCTACATCTTGCTCACCGCCGAGCGCAGTCGGCGCATGCTGGCGACGGCGGAGACCGTGATTGTCGACGAGATCCACGCGGTTGCCGGCGACAAGCGCGGCGCG